One genomic region from Alteromonas pelagimontana encodes:
- a CDS encoding RodZ domain-containing protein has translation MSSEDTKVEAQEQNVETTSAVTPGKMLRAGRERLGLSQQDMADKLFLRLSNIQSLEADQLDDNTSITFTKGYVRIYAKNVGIDDKKVIEEFEKIHTAPKQPAKLQSFSKRVAKQAHDDRWMMVTWIILLLLVAGVVVWWYQQADDDSLAQAPPAPNTTSERSATGQSASPRSESQTSENRPVATPAVRSQSAEGLVESAPVEAGTANANPVDEDDAAAIANQQADAPAAPADESEPEAGETAEVVFTFGADCWVNIEDATGEAIAYGVKQAGRVMNISGKAPFEVTLGAPDNVTITYEGEKVDISSFQTGRTARFTLPM, from the coding sequence ATGAGTTCAGAAGACACCAAGGTGGAAGCGCAAGAGCAGAACGTAGAAACAACCTCGGCAGTAACGCCAGGTAAAATGCTACGTGCTGGGCGCGAAAGGCTCGGGTTGAGCCAGCAAGATATGGCCGACAAACTGTTTTTACGCCTTTCGAATATTCAGAGTCTTGAAGCTGACCAACTGGATGATAATACGTCTATTACCTTTACTAAAGGTTACGTGCGGATTTATGCGAAAAACGTCGGTATTGACGACAAAAAAGTAATTGAAGAATTCGAAAAGATACATACTGCACCTAAGCAGCCTGCCAAACTCCAGAGTTTCTCCAAACGCGTAGCGAAGCAGGCTCATGATGATCGTTGGATGATGGTGACATGGATCATTTTGCTGCTGTTGGTAGCCGGCGTCGTTGTGTGGTGGTATCAGCAGGCTGATGATGACAGTTTAGCCCAGGCTCCCCCTGCGCCAAATACGACTTCCGAGCGCAGCGCTACGGGCCAGTCTGCTTCACCAAGAAGCGAGTCACAGACCTCCGAAAATAGACCAGTTGCAACGCCGGCTGTGCGTTCCCAGTCCGCCGAAGGGCTGGTAGAAAGTGCTCCAGTCGAAGCGGGCACAGCAAATGCGAATCCCGTGGATGAAGACGATGCAGCTGCAATAGCGAATCAGCAAGCTGATGCTCCAGCAGCCCCTGCTGATGAAAGCGAACCAGAAGCGGGTGAAACGGCTGAAGTGGTATTTACCTTTGGAGCTGATTGTTGGGTCAATATTGAAGACGCCACAGGCGAAGCTATTGCTTATGGCGTAAAGCAAGCGGGGCGGGTGATGAATATTTCTGGTAAAGCGCCGTTTGAAGTCACCTTGGGCGCACCCGATAACGTTACCATCACCTACGAAGGTGAAAAAGTCGATATTTCCTCCTTTCAAACAGGCCGTACTGCCCGCTTCACGCTTCCAATGTAG
- the ispG gene encoding flavodoxin-dependent (E)-4-hydroxy-3-methylbut-2-enyl-diphosphate synthase, whose product MFAESPIKRRKSSRIYVGKVPIGDGAPIAVQSMTNTPTTDVEATVAQIRRIVAVGGEIVRVSVPTMDAAEAFKQIRAQVQVPLIADIHFDYRIALKVAEYGVDCLRINPGNIGNLERVRSVVDCARDKGIPIRIGVNGGSLERDLQEKYGEPTPEALVESAMRHVDILDKLNFDQFKVSVKASDVFLAVGAYRLLGAKIDQPLHLGITEAGGQRAGAVKSAVGLGMLLAEGIGDTIRISLAADPVEEIKVGFDILKSLRIRSRGINFIACPSCSRQEFDVITTVNALEQRLEDVLTPMDVSIIGCVVNGPGEAEVSDLGLTGARNMSGYYVDGKRQKERLSNDDLVAQLEKRIRAKAALLDSANAIPVAIKE is encoded by the coding sequence ATGTTTGCTGAAAGTCCAATCAAACGTAGAAAATCGTCTCGAATTTATGTAGGTAAAGTCCCCATAGGCGACGGTGCTCCTATAGCAGTGCAATCTATGACAAATACTCCTACCACTGATGTGGAGGCAACCGTGGCACAAATACGACGTATTGTTGCCGTCGGCGGTGAGATTGTTCGTGTGTCCGTGCCTACAATGGATGCGGCAGAAGCGTTTAAACAGATTAGAGCGCAGGTACAGGTACCGCTGATCGCAGATATTCATTTTGATTATCGAATTGCCTTGAAGGTGGCGGAATACGGTGTCGACTGTCTTCGTATAAATCCGGGAAATATCGGGAATCTAGAACGGGTACGGTCGGTAGTGGATTGCGCTAGAGACAAAGGTATTCCCATTCGGATTGGCGTTAACGGTGGTTCCTTGGAGCGCGATCTGCAGGAAAAATATGGCGAGCCCACGCCAGAGGCTTTAGTCGAGTCGGCCATGCGGCATGTGGATATTTTGGACAAGCTTAACTTTGACCAGTTTAAGGTCAGTGTGAAAGCGTCTGACGTTTTTCTGGCAGTGGGCGCGTATCGGCTGCTGGGAGCAAAAATTGATCAGCCACTTCACCTCGGCATCACCGAAGCCGGCGGACAGCGCGCCGGTGCAGTAAAAAGCGCGGTGGGGCTGGGGATGCTGTTAGCAGAAGGAATTGGCGATACTATTCGAATTTCGTTAGCAGCTGATCCTGTGGAAGAAATTAAGGTGGGTTTTGATATTCTTAAGTCACTACGTATCCGCTCCAGAGGTATCAATTTCATCGCTTGTCCAAGTTGTTCGCGTCAGGAATTTGATGTTATTACTACCGTTAACGCTCTTGAGCAGCGTCTGGAAGATGTGCTTACTCCCATGGACGTATCAATTATCGGTTGCGTTGTGAACGGCCCGGGAGAAGCTGAAGTGTCAGATTTAGGATTAACCGGCGCGCGTAATATGAGCGGCTACTACGTTGACGGCAAACGACAGAAAGAGCGTTTGTCGAACGACGATCTGGTGGCACAGTTGGAAAAGCGTATACGGGCGAAAGCCGCGCTTCTTGACAGCGCCAACGCTATTCCCGTTGCCATTAAAGAGTAA
- the hisS gene encoding histidine--tRNA ligase, with the protein MAKTIQAIRGMNDCLPEVSGTWQYVESTLRDVVASYGYQEIRTPIVESTELFKRSIGEVTDIVEKEMYTFEDRNGDSLTLRPEGTASCVRAGNEHGLLYNQQQRLWYIGPMFRHERPQKGRYRQFHQFGVEAYGLLGPDIDVEVILLSARLWKAFGINNHVKLQINSLGSNEARQAYREALVDYLKARADKLDEDSIRRLESNPLRVLDSKNPQVQEAITDAPSLLDYLDDESKQHFSLLCERLSQAGIEYEINPRLVRGLDYYNRTVFEWVTDSLGAQGTVCAGGRYDGLVEQLGGKATPAVGFAMGIERLVLLLTTLSDEEPDNSAADVFVTALGDNIESYALTVAERLRDLQPQWRVMLHCGGGNLKKQLKRADKTGAKVALLLGSEEAEQQQVTVKPLRGDHEQITVELGALSDTISSMLD; encoded by the coding sequence GTGGCTAAAACAATCCAGGCTATTCGAGGAATGAACGACTGTCTGCCCGAGGTGTCCGGCACCTGGCAGTACGTCGAGTCTACATTGCGTGATGTGGTAGCCAGTTATGGTTATCAGGAAATCCGCACTCCTATCGTAGAAAGCACAGAATTATTCAAGCGTTCCATCGGCGAAGTGACAGATATCGTTGAAAAGGAAATGTATACCTTTGAAGATCGTAACGGTGACAGCCTTACTTTGCGCCCGGAAGGGACAGCCAGTTGCGTGCGTGCCGGTAATGAACACGGCCTGCTTTATAACCAGCAGCAACGTTTATGGTACATCGGACCTATGTTTCGGCACGAGCGCCCTCAAAAAGGTCGCTATCGTCAGTTCCACCAGTTTGGCGTAGAAGCTTACGGCTTGTTGGGCCCGGATATCGACGTGGAAGTTATTTTGCTAAGCGCCCGGTTATGGAAGGCTTTTGGCATTAATAACCATGTAAAGCTACAGATTAATTCGTTAGGGTCAAATGAAGCCAGACAGGCTTACCGCGAAGCGCTGGTTGATTATCTTAAAGCGCGCGCTGATAAGCTGGATGAAGATTCCATACGCCGGCTGGAAAGCAACCCACTGCGGGTTTTAGACAGCAAGAATCCGCAGGTTCAAGAGGCAATTACTGATGCCCCCTCCTTGCTGGACTATCTGGATGATGAGTCGAAGCAACATTTTTCACTTTTGTGTGAACGATTATCGCAAGCGGGTATCGAATATGAGATTAATCCTCGATTGGTGCGCGGGCTCGATTATTACAACCGCACAGTCTTTGAATGGGTGACAGACAGCCTAGGCGCTCAGGGAACGGTGTGTGCCGGCGGGCGTTACGATGGCTTGGTGGAACAACTTGGCGGTAAAGCAACGCCAGCAGTCGGATTTGCTATGGGCATAGAACGACTGGTGTTGTTACTGACTACGCTAAGTGATGAAGAACCGGATAACAGTGCTGCAGATGTCTTTGTTACTGCGCTAGGTGACAATATTGAAAGCTATGCACTGACAGTCGCCGAACGTCTTCGAGACCTTCAACCACAGTGGCGAGTCATGTTGCACTGTGGCGGCGGCAATTTAAAAAAGCAATTAAAGCGTGCTGATAAAACTGGTGCCAAAGTGGCATTGTTGTTAGGGAGTGAAGAAGCCGAACAACAGCAGGTTACGGTTAAACCGTTGCGCGGTGATCATGAGCAAATAACCGTTGAACTTGGTGCGCTGAGTGACACCATCTCATCAATGCTGGATTAA
- a CDS encoding YfgM family protein, with translation MEQFATEEQQVEAIKRFWKDHGTAIIVGAVIGLGALWGWRYYSQTQIEAQESASTQYQTAIEAVEQENGLSTIETFIKNNEATGYAHIAGLVAAQQAVENGDLDTAASHLKTIMTSADSHIATIAGLRLARVQLELQQADAALSTLDKLDNDSFAAEINDVKGDIYVSQQKFDDARMAYTSALEKRSNDRLLQMKLDNLSVAAGS, from the coding sequence ATGGAACAATTCGCGACAGAAGAACAACAAGTCGAAGCGATAAAGCGGTTTTGGAAAGACCACGGTACTGCCATCATCGTAGGTGCGGTAATTGGATTAGGCGCGCTGTGGGGCTGGCGCTATTATTCACAGACGCAGATTGAGGCACAGGAAAGCGCATCAACGCAGTACCAAACTGCTATTGAAGCCGTAGAGCAGGAAAATGGCCTGAGTACGATTGAGACCTTTATCAAAAATAACGAAGCCACGGGTTATGCGCACATTGCGGGTTTGGTTGCGGCGCAACAAGCTGTGGAAAATGGTGACTTAGACACCGCCGCTTCACATCTAAAAACGATTATGACATCGGCAGATTCTCATATCGCGACTATTGCAGGTTTACGTCTGGCGCGGGTACAACTTGAGCTTCAACAAGCTGATGCGGCTCTTTCTACGCTTGATAAATTAGACAACGACTCTTTTGCAGCAGAAATTAATGACGTGAAAGGCGATATTTATGTAAGCCAGCAGAAGTTTGATGATGCACGTATGGCTTATACCAGTGCTTTAGAAAAGCGCAGTAACGACCGTTTACTGCAAATGAAGTTGGACAACCTTTCTGTAGCCGCTGGCTCATAA
- the bamB gene encoding outer membrane protein assembly factor BamB — MTRALTLALALSATLSGCSTVSGWFADEDELEIRQLKPIEEQFKPKVNWDRDIGDGIDDYFSRLRPVFANDKIYVADRHGDVAALNPENGKVVWEKDFAIFHDEGFLSSITRLWASGESARIGGLSVYGDKVFIGTENGAVMALNAENGEVIWEQSVPGEILASPAQDEGILVINTGSGVLFGLNAETGEQIWQHESDVPPLTLRGISAPAAANGGALVGTATGKLQVNILESGLLAWETAITTPAGATELERIVDVDSAPLLYGGIVYAVSYNGTLAAVELRSGRVIWKREYGSYRNVTMNDNTIFVVDNKSFIYALDRRNGVELWSQGALKQRSLTAAEPIGNYIVVGDKWGFLHWVNQETGKVEARLDLGGDDEDEAIYAAPVKVGDAIVTITRDGTVASITTPQ, encoded by the coding sequence ATGACACGCGCTTTAACATTGGCGCTGGCTTTGTCAGCAACATTGTCAGGCTGTTCCACGGTTTCAGGCTGGTTTGCAGACGAAGATGAATTGGAAATCCGTCAGTTGAAGCCGATTGAGGAACAATTTAAGCCTAAGGTAAACTGGGATAGAGATATTGGCGACGGTATCGACGACTATTTCTCACGTTTACGTCCGGTTTTTGCTAACGACAAAATTTATGTGGCAGATCGTCACGGTGACGTTGCAGCATTAAATCCTGAAAATGGCAAAGTTGTGTGGGAAAAGGACTTTGCAATTTTTCACGATGAGGGATTTCTATCTTCAATTACCCGGCTTTGGGCCAGCGGTGAATCGGCCCGAATTGGCGGCTTGAGTGTTTATGGCGATAAGGTATTTATAGGCACTGAAAACGGCGCAGTCATGGCGCTGAATGCTGAAAACGGTGAGGTTATCTGGGAACAATCGGTGCCTGGTGAAATTCTTGCTTCTCCAGCACAGGATGAAGGAATTTTAGTTATTAATACCGGTTCTGGTGTTCTGTTTGGCTTGAACGCCGAGACTGGAGAACAGATCTGGCAACATGAAAGCGATGTGCCGCCGCTAACGTTACGCGGTATATCTGCGCCGGCTGCCGCTAATGGAGGTGCATTAGTTGGCACCGCCACAGGTAAACTGCAGGTAAATATACTGGAATCAGGTTTGCTCGCGTGGGAAACCGCAATAACGACTCCTGCCGGAGCGACAGAGTTGGAACGTATCGTCGACGTGGATTCCGCACCTCTTCTTTATGGCGGAATCGTTTATGCGGTTTCTTATAACGGTACACTGGCCGCAGTGGAATTGCGCAGTGGCCGGGTGATATGGAAGCGTGAATATGGCTCGTATCGAAACGTAACAATGAACGATAACACCATATTCGTGGTGGATAACAAATCCTTTATTTACGCGCTGGATCGCCGCAATGGGGTTGAGCTGTGGTCACAGGGAGCGCTTAAACAACGTTCTCTTACGGCTGCTGAACCGATTGGGAACTATATCGTAGTAGGAGATAAATGGGGCTTTCTTCATTGGGTTAATCAGGAAACTGGTAAGGTCGAAGCGCGTTTGGATTTAGGCGGGGATGACGAAGATGAAGCCATTTACGCGGCGCCGGTAAAAGTAGGCGATGCTATTGTCACCATTACCCGTGACGGCACTGTTGCTTCTATAACAACGCCTCAATAA
- the der gene encoding ribosome biogenesis GTPase Der: MLPVVALVGRPNVGKSTLFNRLTNTRDALVADYPGLTRDRQYGQATYDQKQFIVVDTGGITGDEEGIDAQMAQQSLMAIDEADVVVFMVDARAGLMPADQAISDHLRKLDKTVFVVANKVDGIDGDSESAEFYSLGLGTVYQIAAAHGRGVTQLLELSLAPLAPSFPDMLVQATDNEEKLDAEAQLERLQNLPIKLAIVGKPNVGKSTLTNRILGEERVVVFDMPGTTRDSVHIPLVRDEREYILIDTAGVRKRKKVSEAVEKFSIVKTLQAIEEANVVLLVIDAREGITDQDLSLLGFVLNSGRSLVIAVNKWDGLNTDVKDEIKRELDRRLGFIDFARIHFISALHGSGVGNLFESVQEAYSSATRRINTSILTQIMEMAQDEHQPPLVRGRRVKMKYAHAGGYNPPVIIIHGNQVDNLSGAYKRFLMNYFRRSLQIMGTPIKIEFREGSNPFEGKKNQLTLGQQRKRKRMMSFHKKK; the protein is encoded by the coding sequence ATGTTGCCTGTTGTTGCACTCGTGGGAAGACCCAATGTAGGGAAATCCACACTCTTTAACCGTTTAACCAATACCCGAGATGCGCTGGTAGCTGATTATCCAGGCCTTACGCGGGATCGACAATACGGTCAGGCAACATATGATCAAAAGCAGTTTATCGTGGTGGATACCGGCGGCATAACCGGAGACGAAGAAGGTATTGACGCGCAAATGGCGCAACAGTCTCTTATGGCTATCGACGAAGCCGATGTGGTAGTGTTTATGGTTGATGCTCGAGCAGGCCTTATGCCCGCCGATCAGGCGATTTCCGATCACCTGCGCAAGCTCGATAAAACTGTTTTTGTTGTTGCCAATAAAGTCGATGGTATTGATGGCGATAGTGAAAGTGCCGAATTTTACTCTCTTGGTTTAGGCACTGTTTATCAAATAGCTGCTGCCCATGGGCGAGGGGTGACCCAGTTATTGGAATTGTCATTGGCGCCGCTGGCTCCTTCGTTTCCCGATATGCTGGTACAAGCTACCGATAATGAAGAAAAGCTGGATGCGGAAGCGCAACTGGAACGTCTACAAAACCTGCCTATAAAGCTAGCAATTGTGGGCAAACCCAATGTGGGTAAGTCTACACTTACCAACCGCATACTTGGGGAAGAGCGGGTTGTAGTCTTCGATATGCCAGGTACCACTCGAGACAGTGTGCATATCCCCCTGGTGCGTGATGAACGTGAATATATTCTGATAGATACTGCTGGTGTTCGGAAACGCAAAAAGGTTTCTGAGGCAGTTGAAAAGTTTTCTATCGTAAAAACGTTACAAGCTATCGAAGAAGCCAATGTGGTGCTGCTGGTTATTGATGCCAGAGAAGGTATAACCGATCAGGATCTTAGCTTATTAGGTTTTGTTTTAAACTCAGGTCGTTCTCTGGTTATTGCGGTAAATAAGTGGGATGGCCTGAACACTGACGTAAAAGATGAAATAAAACGAGAACTGGATCGCCGACTCGGATTTATCGATTTTGCGCGCATTCATTTTATTTCTGCACTGCACGGTTCCGGTGTGGGAAATCTTTTTGAATCTGTGCAGGAAGCTTATAGCAGTGCCACCAGGCGGATTAACACCTCCATTCTGACGCAGATTATGGAAATGGCTCAGGATGAACACCAACCGCCACTGGTGCGTGGTCGTCGCGTAAAAATGAAATATGCACATGCGGGAGGATACAACCCGCCGGTAATTATCATCCACGGTAATCAGGTAGACAACTTGTCAGGAGCTTACAAGCGCTTCTTAATGAACTACTTCCGCCGGTCTTTGCAAATAATGGGCACGCCCATAAAAATTGAATTCAGAGAAGGGAGTAATCCGTTTGAGGGTAAGAAAAATCAGCTGACTCTCGGCCAACAGCGCAAACGTAAACGGATGATGTCTTTTCACAAAAAGAAATAG
- the xseA gene encoding exodeoxyribonuclease VII large subunit codes for MLYTSPGTSRQILTVTKLNRLARTILESEVGLVWLSAEISNFVCAASGHWYFTLKDNKAQVRAAMFKTANRNIRQRPKEGDSVLVRASVGLYEPRGDYQLVVEHLESGGEGQLKQEFDALKERLNAEGLFDLARKRPLPTFIRRIGIITSSSGAALHDALTVLKRRSPATEVIIYPSMVQGSTAPAQLINALNTANIRSEVDVILLTRGGGSLEDLWSFNNEALARCIAASRLPVVCAVGHEIDVTIADFAADLRAPTPSAGAELLSQDMASQKDRIEQLSQSLLRSWKSIFQSTSHRLYVGQQRLQSVHPSARLQAQSQGLDRLQLALNHAIGGYLVNAERRQNKALSRLSRFDPTAKLQKLQNRQQYAANHLIVAMQRKLKYEQQRMASQVQLLQSVSPLSTLARGYSITFKDGNPVTSTASLAPGQQIRTRLAHGELTSQIIDVTHSPKTTPTENNDCGSDPDRSN; via the coding sequence ATGCTCTATACAAGTCCAGGTACATCCCGCCAGATTCTTACGGTCACCAAACTCAATCGCCTCGCCAGAACTATTCTGGAAAGCGAAGTGGGGCTAGTGTGGCTGTCAGCGGAAATTTCAAATTTTGTCTGTGCCGCTTCAGGTCACTGGTACTTCACGCTCAAAGACAACAAAGCACAGGTTCGTGCAGCCATGTTTAAAACTGCCAACCGCAATATTCGTCAGCGGCCGAAAGAAGGCGATAGTGTACTGGTGCGGGCGTCGGTTGGGCTTTACGAGCCCAGAGGTGACTACCAGTTAGTCGTAGAGCACCTGGAAAGCGGTGGCGAAGGTCAGTTAAAACAGGAGTTCGACGCGCTGAAAGAAAGGCTGAATGCCGAAGGCCTTTTTGATCTTGCCAGAAAGCGCCCCCTTCCTACGTTTATTCGGCGAATTGGCATTATTACCTCCTCCAGCGGCGCTGCCTTACACGATGCATTAACAGTGTTAAAGCGTCGTAGTCCTGCCACAGAAGTCATTATTTATCCTTCCATGGTGCAAGGAAGTACGGCTCCGGCACAACTTATCAACGCGTTAAATACCGCGAACATACGTAGCGAGGTGGATGTCATACTGCTCACGCGGGGAGGCGGTTCTCTGGAAGATTTGTGGAGCTTTAACAACGAAGCACTGGCCCGCTGCATTGCCGCTTCTCGCCTGCCCGTTGTCTGTGCTGTAGGACATGAAATTGATGTCACCATCGCTGATTTTGCGGCAGACCTACGCGCACCGACTCCATCGGCAGGCGCCGAGCTTCTTAGTCAGGACATGGCTAGTCAAAAAGATCGCATAGAGCAACTTTCACAATCGCTTTTGCGTAGCTGGAAGAGTATTTTTCAAAGTACCAGCCATCGGTTGTATGTCGGGCAACAGCGACTACAATCAGTGCACCCCTCGGCCAGACTGCAAGCCCAATCGCAAGGCCTGGACCGACTGCAGCTTGCCCTCAATCATGCTATTGGCGGTTACCTTGTGAACGCTGAACGGCGTCAAAATAAGGCGCTCAGTCGCCTTTCCCGCTTTGATCCCACGGCTAAGTTACAGAAACTTCAGAATCGCCAACAGTACGCCGCCAACCACCTGATCGTGGCTATGCAGCGTAAGTTAAAATATGAGCAGCAGCGTATGGCGTCGCAGGTACAGTTACTGCAATCTGTGAGCCCGCTTTCTACGTTGGCAAGAGGGTATAGCATAACATTTAAAGACGGCAATCCTGTTACCAGCACGGCGTCATTAGCACCGGGGCAGCAAATTCGCACCCGCTTGGCGCACGGCGAACTCACCAGTCAAATTATCGACGTTACCCATTCCCCCAAGACTACGCCAACTGAAAATAATGATTGTGGTAGCGATCCGGATCGGTCAAACTAG
- the guaB gene encoding IMP dehydrogenase, which translates to MLRILQEALTFDDVLLVPSHSTVLPHTANLRTRLTRDVTLNIPMVSAAMDTVSEARLAIALAQEGGIGFIHKNMQPEEQAKHVLEVKKYESGVVSDPVTVGQNATVGEVIAMSKRLGYSGFPVTDNENNLVGLVTGRDLRFENRLTLPVHKVMTPKERLVTVKEGASSEQVLELMHEHRIEKILVVDDGFKLTGLITVKDFQKAENKPNACKDSLGRLRVGAAVSVGPGTDERIALLVEAGVDVLLIDTSHGHSQGVIDRVKKVREAYPDLQIIAGNVATGDGAKALADAGVDAVKVGIGPGSICTTRIVTGCGVPQITAVSDAVSALEGTGIPVIADGGIRFSGDIAKALAAGASCVMVGSMLAGTEEAPGEVELYQGRYYKSYRGMGSLGAMNQSHGSSDRYFQDPNNAEKLVPEGIEGRVAYKGPIANIIHQQMGGLRSAMGLTGCPTIDDLRTKAQFVRVTSAGMGESHVHDVSITKEAPNYRLG; encoded by the coding sequence ATGCTCCGAATCCTTCAAGAAGCTCTTACGTTCGATGATGTGTTGCTGGTTCCCAGCCACTCAACAGTTCTTCCTCATACTGCCAATCTCCGCACTCGGTTAACGCGTGATGTGACATTGAATATTCCCATGGTCTCTGCGGCAATGGACACGGTTTCTGAAGCTCGTTTAGCCATTGCGCTGGCGCAAGAAGGCGGTATAGGTTTTATTCATAAAAATATGCAACCAGAAGAGCAGGCCAAGCACGTTCTTGAAGTTAAAAAGTACGAAAGCGGTGTAGTTTCTGATCCCGTTACTGTTGGCCAGAATGCCACGGTTGGTGAGGTCATTGCAATGAGTAAAAGACTGGGCTATTCCGGTTTTCCTGTTACCGACAATGAAAATAACTTAGTCGGTTTGGTGACTGGTCGGGATCTGCGGTTTGAAAATCGCTTAACGCTTCCTGTTCATAAAGTTATGACGCCAAAAGAACGACTGGTTACGGTAAAGGAAGGAGCCAGCTCTGAACAGGTATTGGAGTTAATGCACGAACACCGAATTGAAAAAATTCTGGTAGTGGACGATGGCTTTAAACTTACTGGTCTCATTACCGTTAAAGATTTTCAAAAGGCAGAAAATAAACCTAATGCTTGTAAAGATTCATTAGGTCGTTTGCGGGTTGGCGCTGCGGTGAGTGTAGGCCCGGGCACTGATGAACGTATTGCTTTACTGGTAGAAGCCGGTGTTGATGTATTATTAATTGATACCTCTCATGGTCATTCTCAGGGTGTTATTGATCGGGTCAAAAAAGTGCGTGAAGCCTATCCCGATTTACAAATCATTGCCGGTAACGTAGCGACTGGCGACGGCGCTAAAGCGTTGGCCGATGCCGGTGTAGATGCGGTGAAAGTGGGCATTGGCCCCGGTTCAATCTGTACTACGCGCATTGTAACAGGGTGTGGTGTGCCACAAATTACCGCAGTGAGTGATGCCGTTAGTGCTTTAGAAGGAACGGGTATTCCCGTCATTGCTGACGGTGGTATTCGTTTTTCCGGCGACATTGCCAAAGCGTTGGCGGCAGGTGCCAGTTGCGTCATGGTGGGAAGCATGCTGGCCGGCACAGAAGAAGCGCCCGGTGAAGTTGAACTATACCAGGGCCGCTATTATAAATCTTATCGTGGAATGGGCTCGTTAGGTGCGATGAATCAAAGCCATGGTTCATCCGATCGCTATTTTCAGGATCCTAACAATGCAGAAAAGCTGGTGCCTGAAGGCATTGAAGGTCGAGTAGCGTACAAAGGTCCGATAGCCAATATTATTCATCAGCAAATGGGCGGCTTGCGTTCCGCCATGGGCTTAACCGGTTGCCCGACCATTGACGATCTACGCACCAAGGCCCAGTTTGTACGTGTTACTTCTGCCGGAATGGGCGAATCCCATGTGCACGATGTCAGCATAACCAAAGAAGCACCTAATTACCGTTTAGGATAA